In Marisediminicola antarctica, one DNA window encodes the following:
- the cydB gene encoding cytochrome d ubiquinol oxidase subunit II yields MDVLPTVWFIAIAALWIGYLLLEGFDLGVGMHMLVTAKSETQRRVMLNTIGPVWDGNEVWLITAGAATFAAFPFWYASLFSALYVPLTLVLLGLIFRAVAIEYRGKGSSERWTRSWDLALGLGSFVVAFGVGAMLTLTTTGLPLNENGDRVGGAFAWLNGYAVLGGLAVVGFCLVHASTFLALKSDGTVRAAAGRWFTRWTPVALLPIVGWVLVVQFQTGTIITWALVAVAVVAVLWGYLNGRVGREGRAFIGVAVFLVAGAASIFAAVFPVVLPSTLDHAFDLTIQNASSGDYTLAVMTWVTAFGLPLVFVYQGWTYWVFRQRVSDHHIPAAHVVRPATGE; encoded by the coding sequence ACCGCCAAAAGCGAGACCCAGCGACGCGTCATGCTCAACACGATCGGACCGGTCTGGGACGGCAACGAGGTGTGGCTCATCACCGCCGGCGCCGCGACCTTCGCGGCCTTCCCGTTCTGGTACGCGTCGTTGTTCTCGGCCCTCTACGTGCCGCTCACCCTCGTGCTGCTCGGGCTCATCTTCCGCGCCGTCGCGATCGAATACCGCGGCAAGGGCAGCAGCGAGCGGTGGACCCGCAGCTGGGACCTCGCCCTCGGGCTCGGATCATTCGTCGTTGCGTTCGGCGTCGGCGCGATGCTCACCCTCACCACGACGGGACTGCCGCTCAACGAGAATGGCGACCGCGTCGGCGGAGCGTTCGCCTGGCTCAACGGGTACGCCGTGCTCGGCGGGCTCGCGGTGGTCGGATTCTGCCTCGTGCACGCGTCCACCTTCCTCGCACTCAAGTCGGACGGCACCGTGCGGGCAGCCGCCGGCCGCTGGTTCACCCGCTGGACCCCGGTCGCGCTGCTGCCCATCGTGGGCTGGGTGCTCGTCGTGCAGTTCCAGACCGGCACCATCATCACCTGGGCGCTCGTCGCCGTCGCCGTCGTCGCCGTGCTCTGGGGGTACCTCAACGGCCGCGTCGGCCGGGAGGGGCGCGCCTTCATCGGCGTCGCCGTCTTCCTCGTGGCCGGCGCCGCGTCGATCTTCGCGGCGGTCTTCCCGGTCGTGCTGCCATCGACCCTCGACCACGCGTTCGACCTGACCATTCAGAACGCCTCCAGCGGCGACTACACGCTCGCCGTGATGACCTGGGTGACCGCATTCGGCCTCCCGCTCGTGTTCGTCTACCAGGGCTGGACCTACTGGGTGTTCCGCCAGCGGGTCAGCGACCACCACATCCCCGCGGCGCACGTGGTCCGTCCCGCGACCGGCGAGTGA